In one Kamptonema formosum PCC 6407 genomic region, the following are encoded:
- a CDS encoding type I polyketide synthase, which translates to MSENNEQRYIQLMKVASQKIADLQAEVERLKQKEREPIAIVGMGCRLAEADNPEAFWDLLLNGVDAIREAPKGHHSYLDPYYDPDPDVPGKVYIRRAGFLNQSPADFDASFFGISPREAASLDPQHRLVMEVAWEALEGAGLVPEKLAGSQTGVFIGICANDYVWQLVKQDPVETDVYIGSGNAYSPVAGRLSYFFDFNGPCLAVDTGCASSLAAIHLAVVNLRRGDCNLALAGGVQRYISPEYWLNLCKSRMLSPDGRCKTFAAGADGYARGEGCGIVVLKRLSDAVADGDNILALIRGTAHGQDGRTSGLTVPSGSSQQGVIKRAIANAGIQPKDVNYIEAHGTGTSLGDPIEANALINVFRQREEPLILGSAKTNIGHLEGAAGVAGLIKIVLSLQNELIPQHLHFKEPSPYISWDRMPIKVASEQTPWPATDKTRFAGVSSFGFTGINVHAVLSEAPPVAAKSEAETWKRPLHLLTLSAKTKPALEQMVRNYSEHLATHSNLEWADVCYTTNTRRTHFHERLAVVADSVSQAREKLLANLAGTENSHLFKGSKSESQPQIAFLFTGQGSQYLGMGRELYATQPTFRQALDRCQVILNAIGKQEESLLSVLYQSNDSSLLEQTAYTQPALFALEYALAELWKSWGLEPTAVIGHSVGEYVAACVAGIFSLEDGLKMISARGSLMQKLPSGGEMVSFLAEPEHVSQAMRGIESVSIAAINGPNSVVISGTAEAVRQVVEKLEAKGIKNKRLKVSHAFHSELMKPMLAEFRQVVEEVTFHSPKLNFVSNVTGNFERVLPTQAEYWVDHILKPVRFGSGMETLHKEGIEIFVEMGPQPILLGMGRQCLPSGYGTWLPTLQLEQSDWQGLLQTLGQLYVRGVGLDWEGFHRDYGHRQVGVPTYPWQRDRYWIDVTQTQPLTRSGTQTIEEFQVKPDSHQPLPKQGAEQDCRDKLVWEPQPLYGLPANYLASPSELARNIGSQELLSEAERSRDRDREEQLESTSVAYIVNAFQQLGFKFEPNLRFSTPELIEQLGIVKQHQRLIGCFLEIMAEEGLLRFHQSEWQVVRAPHIAEPEAQVANSSLKSPYSAMAEIVSRCGPRLADVLQGKYDPLQLLFPEGDLTIATELYQDSPELKFINTLAQRVVGAAVSSLPQGRGMRILEIGAGTGSTTSYLLPNLPADRVEYFFTDIGAFFVAKAQEKFADYPFVNYQILDIEQEPEAAARGYYDLIIAPNVLHATKDLRETVKNVHQMLAPGGLLVLLESTTRQPSVDITFGLTEGWWRFSDLDLRPDYPLLSVNKWEELLSSSGFTNLVSFSSPSTQEVLILAQVKKEDQPLTRNWLIFADNHGIAQQLATELKTKGDLPTVVFPNESLQPSGTEVASPLAKYQDLITAQQWHGVVHLGNFDSPANELDVKLVKSLVKSGCSANFWLVTQGVQAIEKVQTDVVRSRLWEITQVMQSEHPELSFVLLDLAPEGVDNPVQTILEEIWLEPASSVKMVAFRDKERLVARLVNQEKPGAEGILKKKEREETSNLVEQLKATDKEQRISLLIAHIQSLLSQVLGDKQERTFSLSQGFFDLGMDSMTSIELRNRLQNLIGISLSSTLFYKYPTVEALVQYLIQDVLATFVKFDD; encoded by the coding sequence ATGAGTGAAAATAACGAACAACGCTACATTCAATTAATGAAAGTAGCCTCACAAAAAATAGCCGATTTACAAGCCGAAGTTGAGCGATTAAAGCAGAAAGAACGCGAGCCTATCGCCATTGTTGGTATGGGTTGTCGCTTGGCAGAAGCTGATAATCCTGAAGCATTTTGGGACTTACTTTTAAATGGTGTAGATGCCATTCGAGAAGCCCCAAAGGGCCATCATTCATATCTAGATCCATACTACGATCCAGATCCCGATGTGCCGGGCAAGGTTTATATTCGGCGTGCAGGGTTTCTCAACCAATCTCCCGCAGATTTTGATGCTAGTTTCTTCGGGATTTCCCCCAGAGAAGCAGCGAGTTTAGATCCTCAGCATCGACTGGTGATGGAAGTAGCTTGGGAAGCCTTAGAAGGCGCTGGACTTGTACCCGAAAAATTGGCAGGCAGCCAGACAGGTGTTTTTATCGGGATATGTGCCAATGACTACGTTTGGCAACTTGTGAAACAAGACCCTGTAGAAACAGATGTTTACATAGGATCGGGGAATGCCTATAGCCCAGTGGCAGGCCGCCTTTCTTACTTCTTCGATTTTAACGGCCCTTGTCTAGCTGTTGATACTGGCTGTGCTTCCTCATTAGCGGCAATTCACTTGGCTGTTGTCAATTTGCGTAGGGGAGATTGCAATCTAGCCTTAGCTGGAGGCGTGCAGCGATATATCTCGCCAGAATATTGGCTCAACCTTTGCAAATCCCGGATGTTGTCTCCAGATGGGCGTTGCAAAACTTTTGCGGCGGGAGCAGATGGTTACGCTCGCGGCGAAGGTTGCGGCATAGTCGTTCTCAAGCGTCTTTCAGATGCAGTAGCTGATGGCGACAATATTTTGGCCTTAATTAGAGGCACGGCTCACGGGCAAGATGGACGAACCAGCGGGCTCACTGTACCCAGCGGTTCTTCTCAGCAAGGTGTGATTAAGAGAGCGATCGCGAATGCAGGTATCCAGCCCAAAGATGTCAATTATATTGAGGCTCATGGTACAGGTACTTCTCTGGGAGACCCAATTGAAGCAAATGCTTTGATAAATGTGTTTCGCCAACGAGAAGAACCTTTAATCTTAGGTTCGGCAAAAACTAATATCGGACACTTGGAAGGAGCTGCTGGCGTAGCAGGTTTGATCAAAATCGTTCTCTCCTTACAAAATGAGCTGATTCCACAACACCTGCATTTCAAAGAGCCTAGCCCTTATATTTCTTGGGATAGGATGCCAATAAAAGTGGCAAGCGAACAGACACCCTGGCCAGCAACAGATAAAACTAGGTTTGCTGGAGTTAGTTCCTTTGGTTTTACGGGCATCAATGTCCATGCTGTCCTGTCAGAAGCACCACCAGTAGCAGCAAAAAGTGAGGCAGAAACTTGGAAGCGCCCCCTACACCTGCTCACCCTCAGTGCCAAAACCAAACCCGCACTCGAACAGATGGTTCGCAACTACTCAGAACACCTAGCCACTCATTCCAACTTAGAGTGGGCGGATGTCTGTTACACAACTAATACTCGGCGGACTCATTTTCACGAACGTTTAGCTGTGGTTGCCGACTCAGTTTCTCAAGCACGGGAAAAATTATTAGCTAATTTAGCAGGAACAGAAAACAGTCATCTGTTTAAAGGTAGCAAGAGCGAAAGTCAACCTCAAATCGCTTTTCTATTCACAGGACAAGGTTCCCAGTATCTAGGAATGGGACGGGAATTATACGCCACACAACCAACTTTCCGTCAGGCATTAGACCGCTGTCAAGTAATTTTAAATGCAATTGGGAAGCAGGAAGAATCGCTACTCTCCGTCCTGTACCAAAGCAATGACAGTTCGCTCCTAGAACAAACCGCTTATACCCAACCAGCTCTATTTGCCTTAGAGTACGCGCTAGCCGAATTGTGGAAATCTTGGGGTCTAGAGCCAACCGCAGTCATTGGTCATAGCGTAGGGGAATATGTAGCAGCTTGTGTAGCGGGGATTTTCTCCTTAGAAGACGGATTAAAAATGATTTCAGCCAGAGGAAGTTTAATGCAAAAACTGCCTAGTGGCGGAGAAATGGTATCGTTTTTAGCCGAGCCAGAACACGTATCGCAAGCAATGCGAGGAATAGAGTCAGTAAGCATTGCAGCCATCAACGGCCCAAATAGCGTGGTGATTTCCGGCACGGCAGAAGCAGTACGTCAGGTAGTGGAAAAGTTAGAAGCCAAAGGCATAAAAAACAAGCGGTTAAAAGTTTCTCATGCCTTCCATTCAGAATTAATGAAACCAATGCTAGCGGAGTTTCGGCAAGTGGTGGAGGAAGTAACATTTCACTCACCGAAACTAAACTTTGTATCGAATGTAACGGGAAACTTTGAGCGAGTGTTGCCCACACAAGCAGAATATTGGGTAGACCACATCCTCAAACCAGTGAGATTTGGCTCTGGAATGGAGACATTACACAAAGAAGGAATAGAGATATTTGTGGAAATGGGGCCGCAGCCAATATTGTTAGGGATGGGTCGTCAGTGCTTGCCATCGGGCTATGGCACTTGGCTGCCGACGTTACAGTTAGAGCAAAGCGATTGGCAAGGGTTGCTTCAGACGTTGGGGCAATTGTATGTGCGAGGCGTGGGGCTTGATTGGGAGGGCTTCCATCGCGACTATGGCCACCGCCAAGTGGGTGTGCCAACTTATCCTTGGCAGCGCGATCGCTATTGGATTGATGTGACGCAAACGCAACCTCTGACGAGATCGGGAACCCAGACTATTGAAGAGTTTCAAGTGAAACCTGATAGTCACCAACCCTTGCCCAAACAAGGCGCTGAGCAAGATTGCCGCGATAAGCTGGTGTGGGAACCGCAACCTCTTTATGGCTTGCCTGCTAATTATTTGGCTTCTCCTAGCGAACTAGCGAGAAACATAGGCAGTCAAGAATTGTTATCTGAGGCCGAGCGGAGTCGCGATCGCGATCGGGAAGAGCAGCTAGAAAGTACGAGTGTGGCGTATATTGTCAATGCCTTCCAACAACTAGGCTTTAAGTTTGAGCCCAACCTACGCTTCTCAACCCCTGAACTGATCGAGCAGTTAGGAATAGTCAAGCAGCACCAACGCTTAATTGGGTGTTTTTTGGAAATCATGGCTGAGGAAGGACTACTGCGCTTTCATCAGTCCGAGTGGCAAGTCGTCAGGGCCCCTCATATAGCGGAGCCAGAAGCACAAGTGGCGAATTCGTCACTCAAATCTCCCTACTCGGCAATGGCGGAAATAGTCTCTCGTTGCGGGCCTAGATTGGCCGATGTTTTGCAGGGCAAGTACGATCCGCTCCAGTTGTTGTTTCCTGAAGGCGATTTAACCATTGCGACAGAACTTTATCAAGATTCGCCAGAACTCAAGTTTATCAATACCCTCGCACAGCGGGTTGTGGGGGCGGCGGTCTCAAGCTTACCACAAGGGCGAGGGATGCGTATTCTGGAAATTGGAGCTGGTACTGGCTCGACCACTTCTTACTTATTACCAAATCTGCCTGCCGATCGAGTCGAGTATTTCTTCACAGATATCGGCGCTTTCTTTGTTGCCAAAGCACAAGAAAAGTTTGCCGATTATCCCTTTGTAAATTACCAAATATTGGATATTGAGCAAGAGCCAGAAGCGGCTGCTCGGGGCTATTACGATCTGATTATTGCTCCCAATGTATTGCACGCCACTAAAGACTTGCGTGAAACAGTAAAAAATGTCCACCAGATGTTGGCTCCGGGCGGATTGTTGGTGCTTTTGGAAAGCACTACTCGTCAGCCTTCAGTGGACATAACTTTTGGCTTAACAGAAGGCTGGTGGCGCTTTAGCGACCTTGATTTGCGACCTGACTATCCTTTGTTAAGTGTCAACAAGTGGGAAGAGTTATTGTCTTCATCTGGTTTTACTAATCTTGTTTCTTTTTCATCGCCTAGCACACAAGAAGTGCTGATATTGGCTCAAGTCAAAAAAGAAGACCAACCTCTGACGAGAAATTGGCTCATTTTTGCTGATAATCACGGGATTGCTCAGCAATTGGCGACAGAGCTGAAAACAAAAGGCGATTTACCAACAGTCGTTTTTCCAAACGAGTCTCTCCAACCATCAGGAACAGAAGTGGCCTCTCCACTTGCCAAATATCAGGACTTAATAACAGCTCAACAATGGCATGGGGTAGTGCATTTGGGGAATTTTGATTCTCCGGCTAACGAACTCGATGTTAAGTTGGTTAAATCGCTTGTAAAATCGGGTTGTTCAGCTAATTTTTGGTTAGTAACTCAAGGGGTGCAAGCCATCGAAAAAGTGCAGACAGACGTGGTGCGATCGCGTTTATGGGAAATCACCCAAGTTATGCAGTCAGAGCATCCCGAACTGTCATTTGTACTTCTAGATTTGGCTCCCGAAGGAGTTGATAACCCAGTACAAACAATTTTGGAAGAAATCTGGCTCGAACCTGCTTCTTCAGTAAAAATGGTTGCATTTCGTGACAAAGAACGTTTGGTTGCCCGATTGGTAAACCAAGAAAAGCCTGGGGCGGAGGGTATTCTCAAAAAGAAAGAGAGAGAAGAAACTTCAAACTTGGTCGAACAATTAAAGGCAACTGATAAAGAGCAACGTATATCGCTGTTAATTGCTCATATTCAATCTCTATTGTCTCAGGTTTTGGGAGACAAACAAGAGAGGACTTTCTCCCTATCACAAGGATTTTTCGACTTAGGAATGGATTCTATGACATCCATAGAGTTAAGAAATCGCTTGCAAAACTTGATAGGAATCTCATTGTCATCAACTTTGTTTTATAAATATCCAACAGTAGAAGCATTAGTTCAGTATTTGATTCAAGATGTGCTTGCTACTTTTGTAAAGTTTGATGATTAA